In the Paenibacillus pabuli genome, one interval contains:
- a CDS encoding TetR/AcrR family transcriptional regulator — MSNNTKLSSREKLMTAAIDLISMKGYSSVTTQEIAATAGLSEKTLFRQFGTKQNLLETAFDHYHYSEEMAKIFKDELVWELQTDLLLISKTYHEIMNRNRKMIMISIKEEDNLPGFRERTIKHPRQLMEVLTNYFKTMYDQGKLVETNPELQAFSFMALNYGTFINHLDARSHFPSLSLEDIIRESVWIYSRALTP, encoded by the coding sequence ATGTCTAACAATACAAAATTAAGCAGCAGAGAGAAATTAATGACAGCAGCCATTGATTTAATTTCAATGAAAGGCTATAGCAGTGTGACCACTCAAGAAATTGCTGCTACTGCTGGCTTAAGTGAAAAAACATTGTTTCGCCAATTTGGTACGAAACAGAACTTGTTAGAAACAGCTTTTGACCATTATCACTATTCAGAAGAAATGGCAAAGATATTTAAAGATGAGTTAGTATGGGAACTACAAACAGATTTATTATTGATTAGTAAGACATACCATGAAATTATGAATCGTAATCGTAAAATGATTATGATCAGCATAAAAGAGGAAGATAATTTACCTGGCTTTCGAGAACGAACAATAAAACATCCTCGTCAACTGATGGAGGTGTTAACTAATTACTTTAAAACAATGTATGACCAAGGAAAATTGGTTGAGACGAATCCTGAACTACAAGCCTTTTCTTTCATGGCATTGAATTATGGTACGTTTATAAACCATCTGGATGCACGATCTCATTTTCCATCTCTCTCTTTGGAAGATATTATTAGAGAAAGTGTGTGGATCTACTCTAGGGCATTAACCCCCTAG
- a CDS encoding MFS transporter encodes MNTKAATTNETGPVLLRVLIFTLIISVMNGTMFNVVLPVISKEFQLSASQVTWIVSGYLIVYAIGTVTYGKLTDKFSIKSLITFGLLLLAAGSLVGVAATQYWMIIVARILQAAGAAVIPALAMIIPVRFFSPEKRGHALGTSAIGTALGAALGPIIAGFVSSALNWKFLFVIPLLSLFALPFYRRYLDDESVSNVKIDYVGGVLLAGTVATFLLALSKANIWLLVSGIIILVLFILRIRYASDPFVNPAIFRNKQYSMGMVIAFVLVAVGFGIPFLTPLMLSDVNGLSPASTGFIMLPSALITAFLGRKGGKLADDKGNPFLLYTASSLLVGGFIILSSVAGMSPTYTQIFLTLGVLGQSYMQIAMSNTISRTLPTAEVGIGMGLLSMFNFIAAAVSTATIGKLLDGGTSAVHLNPFVQEKIAFAYSNILLALAAVVVLMTVLYYFQFGRRLIGKEVRSKNNMQL; translated from the coding sequence TTGAATACAAAAGCTGCTACAACCAATGAAACGGGTCCAGTGTTACTCCGTGTTCTAATTTTCACACTTATTATTTCAGTCATGAATGGAACGATGTTTAATGTCGTATTGCCAGTAATCAGCAAAGAATTTCAACTTTCTGCATCACAAGTAACTTGGATTGTATCAGGCTATTTGATTGTGTACGCCATAGGTACTGTTACTTATGGGAAATTGACAGATAAATTTAGTATTAAAAGTTTAATTACATTTGGTCTTTTACTTCTGGCAGCTGGGTCTCTTGTGGGAGTAGCTGCTACACAGTATTGGATGATCATCGTCGCACGTATCTTGCAAGCCGCTGGTGCGGCTGTCATACCTGCGTTGGCTATGATAATTCCTGTTCGTTTTTTTTCACCTGAGAAGCGTGGGCACGCCTTGGGGACATCTGCAATCGGGACTGCTCTTGGAGCAGCACTCGGTCCAATTATCGCAGGATTCGTATCAAGTGCTCTGAATTGGAAGTTTCTCTTTGTGATACCTTTGCTTTCTCTTTTTGCGTTACCTTTTTATAGAAGGTATTTGGATGATGAGTCAGTGTCCAATGTAAAAATTGATTATGTTGGCGGTGTTCTGTTAGCAGGGACGGTTGCCACTTTCTTACTTGCACTCTCAAAAGCAAATATTTGGTTGTTAGTGAGTGGAATAATCATATTAGTATTGTTTATCCTGCGAATTCGCTATGCTTCCGATCCCTTCGTGAATCCAGCAATTTTTAGAAATAAACAATATTCGATGGGAATGGTCATTGCATTTGTACTAGTCGCTGTTGGTTTCGGCATTCCATTTCTGACACCTCTCATGTTGTCGGATGTTAATGGGCTGTCACCTGCATCCACCGGATTCATTATGTTACCTTCAGCTCTTATTACTGCCTTCTTAGGCCGAAAAGGTGGGAAATTAGCTGATGATAAAGGGAATCCATTTCTACTCTATACTGCATCATCACTTCTAGTTGGTGGTTTCATTATTCTTTCGTCAGTCGCAGGGATGTCGCCAACGTATACTCAAATATTCCTTACCTTAGGTGTACTGGGTCAATCTTATATGCAAATTGCAATGTCAAACACCATTTCAAGAACCTTGCCTACGGCTGAGGTCGGAATCGGTATGGGATTACTATCGATGTTTAACTTTATTGCAGCAGCAGTATCCACGGCTACCATTGGTAAGCTGCTTGACGGTGGAACAAGTGCTGTACACTTGAATCCGTTTGTGCAGGAAAAGATTGCTTTTGCGTACAGTAACATTTTGCTGGCGCTAGCTGCGGTAGTCGTTTTAATGACTGTTCTTTATTATTTTCAATTTGGACGTAGATTGATTGGAAAGGAGGTGAGGTCAAAGAATAATATGCAATTATAG